A single Anopheles arabiensis isolate DONGOLA chromosome X, AaraD3, whole genome shotgun sequence DNA region contains:
- the LOC120906233 gene encoding uncharacterized protein LOC120906233, whose amino-acid sequence MPFSIVQTRGPKWYAELSIVPDSWVQGTSHKKTYLFWPNVKGNIQHLITNDNSVPEEGWTKQEYNAEDLEKFEKDLDEEEYYTQVVSLLKQKNIDKDINNRMLATLDALFDRSFLTKCTWTGISKSGTKIAMHSFINVVNLFKCVGSTNLVPVTDETVRGFFMNRLKHALERSKAKGLRKSTSHKRKLI is encoded by the exons ATGCCATTCTCAATAGTGCAAACCCGTGGGCCTAAATGGTACGCTGAATTAAGCATTGTTCCTGATTCCTGGGTTCAAGGCACTagccataaaaaaacatatctgTTTTGGCCAAACGTTAAAGGAAACATACAACATCTAATTACGAATGATAATAGTGTTCCGGAAGAAGGATGGACGAAACAGGAGT ACAATGCCGAAGATCtggaaaaatttgaaaaagatTTAGATGAGGAAGAATATTATACCCAAGTAGTAAGcttattgaaacaaaaaaatattgataaagaCATAAACAACAGAATGTTAGCAACCCTTGATGCCCTTTTCGATAGGAGTTTCTTAACAAAGTGCACATGGACAGGTATTTCTAAATCAGGAACTAAAATAGCAATGCATTCATTTATAAATGTAGTAAATCTTTTTAAATGCGTAGGAAGTACTAACCTTGTGCCCGTTACAGATGAAACGGTGAGAGGTTTCTTCATGAATAGATTGAAACACGCATTAGAACGATCTAAGGCCAAAGGTCTACGCAAATCAACTAGccataaaagaaaattaatataa
- the LOC120906234 gene encoding uncharacterized protein LOC120906234, whose product MELDEEATDASVTERCDMDTRYRRVKGFLLRKQPPPTAAQNMSNESMLLASSTLNSSGRSGAVNLRLPKIELLTFDGDSTKWLTFRDRFVAMIDSASEIPNIMKLQYLLSSLKGEVGLLFEHTTLTADNYEVTWAALLKRYDNPRTLIREYYRKIHHLPAVSCDNVDDLALLVDEFTRHVNGLKKLDEPVDTWDTPLANLLLMKLDPSTILAWENHSAQHKKDKYKELVDFLQDRVRILKSSREFSNSGEGSLRMVDGNRRVSDHRPRIMGNAATARRTSPNVSAQQCVLGCAELHNLRNCPAFLRKDVQQRREVATRERLCWNCLNRSHHVRDCRSAFKCTTCNARHHSLLHVTPIVTMVAQSDDEVVLLETVQLQLVDDHGNKHTARALLDSGSMCNFISESMVHRLLTPLSKVSIAVSGIGQIKQHVKGSITATVRSLGEDFHSSMEFLVLKTPSAEILTIPLNIAKWNIPNVQLADSSFHVPGKVDVVIGGSTFWEIHTGRKQSLGNGRPWLIETAFGWAVSGNTSQLAGPNLRLCHTAANEGAIERLLQRFWEAESIMEGPALSIEEDMCEKHYVATTSRNAQGRYIVSLPRSPKPERTLGLSKEIADHRLLGVERRLKANPEMEREYIKFMREYESLGHMIKLTEPVDDNKPHCYIPHHAVVKETSTTTKVRVVFDASCKTTSGYSLNDTLLIGPTVQDDLLTIILRFRKHAVAIVADVENMYRQIRHCENDRNLLRIRYRECPSDPISTYELQTVTYGTATAPFLATRTLQQIAHDHKQQYPLAVDPVLHDFYVDDLLTGAEDVVEAVGMRTQITQMLESAGFLLKKWASNVSEALEGVPSDDLAIKPVLDWQEDQAISTLGLVWEPSNDMLRFRVDLPRPAQELTRSLVLSYTARIFDPLGLLGPTVILAKLFLQRLWGLKQDGKTLDWDRALPMDLQEEWRKLHNTLYSLRELRVPRFVSQSGTEDLQLHVFADASQGAYGACCYVRAVSARGIQVRLLAAKSKVVALATTNSIARLELCAARLAVHLFQKVVSALKVSATAICWTDSMTVMHWLNSSPRR is encoded by the coding sequence ATGGAACTCGATGAGGAGGCCACAGATGCGAGTGTAACTGAGCGGTGTGATATGGATACACGGTATCGTCGCGTTAAGGGCTTTCTTCTACGAAAGCAACCACCTCCTACGGCCGCGCAAAATATGTCGAATGAGTCGATGCTATTAGCGAGCTCGACACTCAATAGTTCGGGACGATCAGGTGCAGTAAATTTGCGGCTTCCAAAAATCGAATTGCTTACGTTCGATGGCGATTCCACCAAGTGGTTAACGTTCCGCGACCGATTTGTGGCGATGATTGACAGTGCCAGTGAGATACCGAATATAATGAAGCTGCAGTATCTGCTGTCCTCCTTGAAGGGCGAggttggtttgcttttcgAGCACACCACATTGACAGCAGACAATTACGAGGTGACGTGGGCTGCTTTGCTGAAGCGGTACGATAATCCACGTACGCTGATCCGGGAGTACTATCGGAAAATTCATCACCTGCCGGCAGTGAGCTGTGACAACGTGGACGATTTGGCGCTGCTCGTCGATGAATTCACGCGGCATGTGAACGGGCTGAAGAAGCTCGACGAACCGGTGGACACCTGGGACACGCCGCTCGCCAACCTGCTTCTGATGAAGCTGGATCCGTCGACTATTCTGGCATGGGAGAACCACTCAgcgcaacataaaaaagataagTACAAGGAATTAGTAGACTTTTTGCAAGATCGTGTACGAATATTAAAATCATCGCGCGAGTTTTCCAATAGCGGTGAAGGCAGTTTGAGAATGGTGGACGGCAACAGAAGGGTCTCCGACCATAGGCCGAGAATTATGGGCAATGCTGCAACTGCAAGGAGAACTTCGCCGAATGTTTCAGCTCAACAGTGTGTTTTGGGTTGTGCAGAGCTTCACAATCTGCGCAATTGTCCTGCATTCTTGCGAAAGGACGTACAGCAACGCCGTGAAGTAGCCACCCGTGAGCGACTGTGTTGGAACTGCCTCAATCGCAGTCATCATGTGAGGGATTGTCGTTCCGCGTTTAAATGCACTACGTGCAACGCACGCCATCACTCCTTGCTGCACGTAACGCCAATTGTCACAATGGTTGCGCAGTCGGATGATGAAGTGGTTCTGCTGGAAACAGTCCAACTACAACTGGTAGATGATCATGGCAATAAACATACAGCACGAGCACTGTTAGATTCCGGATCGATGTGCAACTTTATCTCCGAATCTATGGTCCATCGACTGTTGACACCGCTGTCCAAAGTAAGCATTGCTGTATCGGGTATAGGGCAAATCAAACAGCACGTGAAGGGTTCCATCACAGCGACCGTTCGATCGCTAGGAGAAGACTTCCATTCGTCAATGGAATTTCTAGTGCTCAAGACTCCGTCAGCTGAAATTCTAACCATTCCCTTAAACATTGCGAAATGGAACATCCCAAACGTACAGTTGGCAGACTCGTCTTTCCACGTTCCGGGAAAGGTCGATGTTGTAATTGGTGGAAGCACGTTCTGGGAGATACATACTGGAAGGAAACAGTCATTGGGTAACGGAAGGCCATGGCTGATAGAAACTGCGTTTGGATGGGCGGTCTCGGGGAATACTTCCCAACTTGCTGGCCCCAATCTACGATTGTGTCACACGGCCGCCAACGAAGGTGCCATCGAACGCTTGCTCCAGCGGTTTTGGGAGGCTGAGAGTATTATGGAAGGTCCTGCCTTGTCAATTGAGGAGGACATGTGCGAAAAACATTACGTAGCTACCACGAGCCGTAATGCACAAGGTCGCTACATTGTGTCTTTGCCGCGAAGCCCCAAACCTGAAAGAACGCTGGGTTTGTCAAAAGAGATAGCAGATCATCGTTTACTGGGTGTAGAACGTCGACTGAAGGCCAATCCTGAAATGGAAAGGGAATATATTAAATTTATGAGAGAGTATGAGTCGTTGGGACACATGATCAAACTCACGGAACCCGTTGATGACAACAAACCACATTGCTACATTCCTCATCACGCGGTAGTCAAAGAGACCAGTACAACAACCAAGGTGCGTgttgtttttgatgcatcCTGCAAAACAACATCTGGCTACTCGCTAAACGATACTCTGCTGATTGGTCCAACAGTGCAGGATGATCTGCTTACAATTATCCTACGCTTTCGAAAACACGCTGTCGCAATAGTGGCAGACGTAGAGAACATGTACCGGCAGATTCGTCATTGTGAAAACGATCGAAATCTATTGCGCATACGTTACCGTGAATGTCCCTCCGATCCCATTTCCACGTATGAGTTGCAAACGGTGACCTACGGTACCGCAACAGCACCATTTCTAGCTACTCGAACGCTACAACAAATTGCGCACGACCACAAACAACAATACCCTTTGGCAGTCGACCCAGTGCTACATGACTTTTATGTGGATGATTTGTTGACTGGAGCAGAAGATGTAGTAGAGGCCGTTGGAATGCGAACGCAAATTACGCAAATGCTTGAATCGGCAGGTTTCCTCTTGAAGAAGTGGGCATCTAACGTCTCCGAAGCGCTTGAAGGAGTTCCGAGCGACGATCTAGCGATCAAACCAGTTCTAGACTGGCAGGAAGATCAAGCGATTTCAACATTGGGCTTGGTTTGGGAACCGTCTAACGACATGCTACGGTTCAGAGTCGACCTTCCACGACCAGCTCAAGAGCTTACGCGAAGTTTGGTCTTGTCTTACACGGCCAGAATCTTCGATCCCCTGGGCCTACTAGGGCCAACGGTAATACTTGCCAAATTGTTTCTGCAGCGATTATGGGGGTTGAAGCAAGACGGCAAAACGCTTGATTGGGATCGCGCACTACCAATGGACCTGCAGGAGGAATGGAGAAAGCTGCACAATACATTGTACTCGCTACGCGAATTACGAGTGCCTCGGTTTGTTTCACAATCCGGCACAGAAGACCTGCAGCTACATGTATTCGCTGATGCTTCACAAGGAGCATATGGAGCATGCTGCTATGTACGAGCAGTATCAGCAAGAGGCATCCAGGTCAGATTACTAGCTGCCAAGTCCAAGGTGGTAGCGTTAGCAACCACGAACTCAATCGCCCGGTTGGAGTTGTGTGCAGCACGGCTAGCAGTACACCTGTTTCAGAAGGTGGTTTCTGCACTCAAGGTGTCAGCTACGGCTATCTGTTGGACAGATTCGATGACAGTAATGCACTGGCTGAACTCATCACCGCGTCGCTGA